In the genome of Leptospira tipperaryensis, one region contains:
- the metF gene encoding methylenetetrahydrofolate reductase [NAD(P)H] encodes MKKISEIYGSAKGPVYSFEFFPPKTPEGDLKLMETVKELSRVNPDFVTVTYGAGGSTRDKTVQIVTEISKNYSFPTASHFTCVGANQDQIREILKGIRSQGIVNLMALRGDPPRGEGEFRKTPGGFENATELISFIRSEKMDFCIGGGCYPEKHPSAKSLEEDVRHLKLKVDAGTDFLVSQLFFMNSAFENFLNLVRKVGIQIPVIPGIMPITSFSQIERFKSLAGCEFPSALIEDLQEVEHRPEEFYRRSLNFSVKQCRELLEMGVPGIQLYTLNQSHASYDIVRELKG; translated from the coding sequence ATGAAAAAAATATCTGAAATTTACGGCTCCGCGAAGGGGCCCGTGTATTCGTTTGAATTCTTCCCTCCGAAAACTCCGGAAGGGGATCTGAAATTGATGGAGACCGTGAAAGAATTATCTCGCGTGAATCCCGACTTCGTTACGGTGACTTATGGCGCCGGCGGTTCTACAAGAGACAAGACGGTTCAAATCGTAACCGAAATTTCAAAGAATTATTCCTTTCCGACGGCTTCTCATTTTACCTGTGTGGGTGCGAATCAAGATCAGATTCGAGAAATTCTAAAAGGAATTCGTTCCCAAGGAATCGTAAACTTGATGGCTCTTCGCGGAGATCCTCCAAGAGGCGAAGGAGAATTTAGAAAAACTCCGGGCGGTTTTGAGAACGCGACGGAACTGATTTCTTTTATTCGTTCCGAGAAGATGGACTTTTGTATCGGAGGCGGCTGTTACCCCGAAAAACATCCGAGCGCAAAGTCTTTGGAAGAAGACGTCCGACATCTCAAATTGAAAGTCGACGCGGGAACCGACTTCTTAGTTTCTCAGCTTTTTTTTATGAATTCTGCCTTTGAGAATTTTCTCAACTTGGTTCGTAAGGTCGGAATTCAGATTCCAGTGATTCCGGGAATTATGCCGATTACTTCCTTTTCTCAGATCGAAAGATTTAAGTCACTGGCGGGTTGCGAGTTTCCTTCTGCTTTGATCGAGGATTTGCAGGAAGTAGAACATCGTCCCGAGGAATTTTACAGGAGAAGTTTAAACTTCTCCGTGAAACAATGCAGGGAACTTTTGGAGATGGGCGTGCCTGGGATTCAACTTTATACTCTGAATCAGTCGCACGCGAGCTATGATATCGTGAGGGAATTGAAGGGATAA
- a CDS encoding 1,4-dihydroxy-6-naphthoate synthase, producing MELSLAYSPCPNDTFLFYHLTHGKASDQFQIREELHDVEELNRAAFLGKYQTTKLSFAAYFSVMDQYSILDSGSALGRNCGPLLVFKKGKNFESARGKKILIPGEFTTANLLLKLFLKNDFQAEAVRYDKIIPLLLSGEADFGVLIHEERFTYERQGLEKLQDLGEWWEETTGKHIPLGAIAIRRDLDPTLKLDFDNALKKSLDLGYQNREETYKYILKHSQDTTREVVDAHIALYVNEFTRSLGTEGREAILELYRRGVEAGFLPSGKEASLF from the coding sequence ATGGAACTCAGCTTAGCATATTCTCCCTGTCCAAACGATACGTTTTTATTTTATCACCTTACGCACGGAAAGGCTTCGGATCAATTTCAGATACGAGAAGAACTTCACGACGTAGAAGAATTGAACCGCGCCGCGTTTTTAGGAAAGTATCAGACCACAAAACTTTCCTTTGCGGCCTACTTTTCGGTAATGGATCAATATTCTATTCTCGACTCCGGATCCGCCCTGGGACGGAACTGCGGCCCTCTCCTCGTTTTCAAAAAAGGGAAGAATTTTGAATCCGCGAGAGGAAAAAAAATTCTTATCCCTGGAGAATTCACAACTGCAAATCTTCTCTTAAAATTATTTCTCAAGAATGACTTTCAAGCGGAGGCGGTTCGTTATGATAAGATCATTCCTCTCCTCTTGTCCGGAGAAGCCGACTTCGGAGTTTTGATTCACGAAGAACGTTTTACCTATGAAAGACAAGGACTTGAAAAACTTCAGGATCTTGGGGAATGGTGGGAAGAAACAACCGGAAAGCACATTCCGTTAGGCGCCATTGCGATCCGAAGGGACTTGGATCCGACTCTAAAATTAGACTTTGACAACGCTCTCAAAAAAAGCCTCGATCTCGGATATCAGAACAGAGAAGAAACCTACAAATATATCCTCAAACATTCTCAAGACACGACGCGAGAAGTTGTAGATGCCCACATCGCATTGTATGTAAACGAATTCACTCGTTCTCTTGGAACAGAAGGAAGAGAAGCGATCTTGGAACTCTATCGCAGAGGAGTAGAAGCCGGCTTTTTGCCAAGTGGCAAAGAGGCGAGTTTGTTTTAG